CCGTCGTCCTTCGGCGGCTTCTGCTCGCCCACCCGCAGGTTCCCGCCCCAGTACAGCCGGGCCCAGGTCACCCGGGCCCCGGCCGGCACCGGGAGTTCGGCACGGCTGGAGTTGTACGTGTTGGGGTCGCGGTCCACGTCGACGTACCTGATCGTGGCGCCGTCGTTGACCGACTCGGTGCCCTTCGCGCCCTTCGCCGAGGTGTTGGCGGCGCGCACGATCCCACCGTGCTGCACGACCTGGTGACGCGCGGCGAAGGGGACGCGGGTCGCCTCCCGCGGCCGGGGTGCGGCGGCGGAGGCGCCGGGCAGCGCGGCGGACAGGACCGCACACGACAAGGCGCACACCACGCCGCGACCCACAGCAAGAACCGCTGAATTCCGCATACAGGATCTCCGCTTTGATGAGAGAAGGGAGGGAAGACCCGAGAAGGCCGGGGGAGGGGAAGGTGTCGTCCGCACGAAATGGGTGAACGCGCGGCGGGCCCGGAAGCAACGTTCGGGAACGTTATAACCCCGATGCGGGGCGATAGTACGCATTAGATGCCCGGAAACGCTAACTCCCGTATCCGCGCGGCCGGTTCCTCGTTGAGCGTGTTGCGCCATTCCACGCCCAGTCGCTCGAATGGCCCTCCTATGGCCCAAAGATCGGTTGAACGTCACCCGTTCGGGAGAGCAACCGATGAAAACCCGGGGCGTTGTTGAGAGAGCCGGGCCGAACAGTCCGCGCAGTCCGAGTTGGATGAATTCGATCGAGGAGCGCCTCTCCATGTCCCGTATCGCCAAGGCCGTAGTCCTGACCGTCGGTGCCGCCGCCGCCGTCGCCGGCGCCGCCGGTGCCGCCTCCGCCGACGCCGGCGCCGAGGCCGCGGCCGTGAAGTCCCCGGGTGTCATCTCCGGCAACGTCGTCCAGGTCCCGATCCACATCCCGGTCAACCTCTGCGGCAACACCGTCAGCGTCATCGGCGCGCTGAACCCGGCCTTCGGCAACACCTGCGTCAACGCCTGACAACGCACGTCTGATCGGTCCTTCCGGAGCCGGTGCGCCCACCCCGCCGGGGTGGGCGCACCGGCTTTTCCCTTGCGGTCACTGGTCCGGTACTCGTTCGGCCGCACCTTCGTGCGCCGTTCGGTGCAACGGCGTACGCCCCTTCGGGGGGCAGGTCGCGGGGGCGGATTCACTCGAACGGAGGCGTGGCGCTCAGTAGTTCACCGGTTGCGGAGCGCTATACCCGCAGGCACCGTGAGAGAGCAGTTGTCCGACGCATAAGGAAAAGGAACACATATGCGTCCCCTGGCTACACGCCGTCTCACCGCCCTGGCGATATCCGCCGCCATCACCCTCGGCACGGCGGGAACCGCCTTCGCCGGCGAACACCACCCGTCCCCCGCGGTCGGCCGGGCCGCCCACGAGCCCCTCCCGGACACCACCGCCCTCCTGGCCCAGGCCGAAGCACTCGGCGAGCTCGGCTCGGTGACGACCCCCGTGACCGAACTCGTCACGGCCGCGCTCAAGGCCGACTCCGGGCAGCTGCCCGCGGCCGACGTCGAGGCCTTCAAGAGCAAGATCGCCGCGGCGGTCGACGAGGCGAAGGCCACCGCCCCGGCCCCGCTCCCGGACGCCCCCGCACCGGAGACCCCGGTGACCCCGCCGGCCGCGGACCTCCCGGTGAAGCCCCCGGCGGCCGAACTCCCCGTGACCCCGCCCGCCGCCGAGCTCCCGGCCACGCCCCCGGCGGCCGAGCTCCCGGCGAAGCCGCCCGCCGCGGACCTCCCCGTCACGCCGCCCGCCGCCGAGCTCCCGGCGAAGCCGCCCGTGACCCTGCCCGTCGTGGCCGACGCGAAGGCCGCCCCGGCGGACGTCGTGTCCGACGCCCTCGCCTCGATCCAGAAGGCCGTCGCCGGCCTGCTCGCCGCCGTCACCTCCGGCGACGCCGGCGGAGTCGTACCGCAGGTCACCTCCACGCTGACCTCGCTGGTCAACCTGGTCACCGCCACCCTGCTCGGTAGCGGACTGCCCGCTCCGGACCTGCCCGATCTGCCCACGCTCCCGGCGCTCCCGGTCACCGCGCCCGAGCTGCCCGTCGACCCGCCGGTCGCCGCGCCCGAGCTGCCGGTCAAGCCCCCGCTGCCCGTCCGGTAGCACCCCGCACACCCGTACCGGCCCGACGTCCGTCGGGCCGGTACGGGTGTGTGCGATCGGCAAATAGCACCGGCCCGCATCGATCGGGTGCAGTACGGAGAAATCCTTCCTCCCGGAGTTTCCGGGGCGCTCACTCCTCGTTACAGAAGCAGAACGATGTACAGGATTCGGCCAAGAACCCTGTACGGAACGTGACTTGAAAGCACAGAGGAAGGATTCACTCCATGAAGCCCACCAAGGTTGCCGCGGTCGTCGCCGGTTCGATGATGGCCCTGGGTGCCGCCGCGCCCGCCATGGCCACGGAGGCGCTGACCCCCACCAGCCTGAACGGTGGCCTCGAAGCGATCGCCGCCCACGGACTGAAGAGCGACATGCTGAGCAGCACCACGGACGGCTCCCCGGTCCAGACCGTGACGAAGGCGGCGGAGCAGCTGAACACCGCCACCAAGGGCGCCCAGCTGCTCGGTGGCCTCCCGGTCCCCGGCGGTCTGGCCGGCTGACACCACCTCAGTACACCTGTCCCCACGGGCACTTACGGCGGCCCTCCGTGCCGCTGTTCCTCACGGTCGGCTGATCGAATGATTTTCTGATCAGCTGCCGTGTGGCCCCGGCTTCACGCCGGGCGTCGACCCATACCTTTTGGCCGATCCCACTGGAACGTCGGTGCGGATCAGGCCGGTCGGAGCGAGGGGGGATCCTCGCCGGTCTCTCCCTTTCTCCAGAGGAAGAGCGGTATGCGGTCCATCATCAGCAGGAAAGTACTCACCGCGGCGGCAGCGACCGGCATCCTGTCGCTGAGTGGGGGATTCGCCCTGGCCGCGAACTCCCACTCCGGTACGGGCGACGGTCCGGGCTCCGCCACGGCCGGCCATGTCCAGGCACGACCGCCGGCCGACGCCTGCGGCAAGAGCACGGGACTCGGCGACCTCTGCGCCCAGCCGTCGGAGTACCCCGACGGCTACGGCGACGACGATCACGGTGGCTACGGCGACGACGATCAAGGCGGCTACGGCGACGACCACGATCACGATCACGGCGGTGGCCCGACGGGTTACCCGACGAGTCACCCGACGGGGCATCCCACGGGCCACCCCACCGGTCACCCGACCGGCCATCCCACGGGCCACCCGACGGGTCATCCGACCGGGCATCCCACGGGCCACCCGACGGGTCATCCGACGGGGCACCCCACCGGGCACCCGACCGGGCATCCCACGGGCCACCCCACCGGTCACCCGACCGGCCATCCCACGGGCCACCCCACCGGCCACCCGACTGGCCATCCCACGGGCCACCCCACCGGCCACCCGACTGGCCATCCCACGGGCCACCCCACTGGGCACCCCACGGGTCACCCGACTGGCCATCCCACGGGGCACCCCACTGGGCACCCGACCGGTCACCCCACCGGCTATCCCACGGGCCACCCGACCGGTCACCCCACCGGGCACCCGACGGGACACCCCACCGGGCACCCGACGGGACACCCCACCGGGCACCCGACGGGACACCCCACCGGGCACCCGACGGGTCACCCGACCGGGCATCCCACGGGTCACCCCACCGGCCACCCCACCGGTCACCCGACGGGCTACCCGACCGACCACCCCACCGGGTACCCCACCGATCACCCGACCGACCACCCCACCGGCAAGCCCACCTGTGAGAAGCCCGCGCCCGGTGAGTGGCCGCACGGGTGTGGGGAGCTGCCCGACACCGGTAGCGAGCCCATGCTCATGGGCGCGGCCGCGGTCAGCGCCGCGCTGATCATCGGCGGCACCGTCGTCTACCTCCGCGGCGGACGGATCGCCCGCCGGCACTGATCCCGCGTCAACCAGGGCCCTCGCCGTCACCGGTGAGGGCCCTGCGCGTTGCTGCACATGGGTTAGTCCCGCGACGTTTCGGCCAAGGGGCTCGTTCTCCTCATATGAATCTGCGTTCTCACGCGGGCATGGGACTCCTCATGACCGCATTTGCCTCCGCCGCCCTGGTCTCTCCCGCCGCCGCCGTCGAGGCGCCGGTGATCGTCCCGCTCCAGGGCCTGGAGCCGGTCCTGCCGATGGACGCGCCGACCATCGCGACCGGCGTTCCCGTCCCGATGCCCGGCGCGCCCACCGGCTTCCAGAAGGGCGTCGGCGCGCTCCCCGACGTCACCCTGCCGAGCGTGCCGCTCACCGGCACCCTGCCGGAGACCGTCGTCGACGCGCCGCTGCCCCAGCTCCTCAAGGGCAGCGAGCCCGGCAGCGCCCTGCTGAGCAGCCCGCACTCGGAGATGCAGGCGGCCACCCCCGGCGCCGTCCTCGGCACCCCGGTGGAGGCCCCGCGCGGCAACGGGCTCGCCGGGATCCCGCACCTGGCGAAGCCTCAGCTCGGTCTCCTCACCCCGGTGCTCAGCGGAGCCCTCGACCCCCAGCTCGGGCTGGCGCCGGACGCGGGCTGACGCGACCGCGCCCCCGTTCATTCGTACGACTGTTGACCGGGCGGGTGAAGACACGATTCTTCCCCGCCACCCCAAGGTGTTTCGGTCGTTGCAAGAGAAGGCTTGTCGCATGGCCGCGGCCCGCGGACCGGAAGCGTCCCGTCGTATCCGGCGGCGGACGAGATCGGGTCCGCGGGCCATTTTTTCGGTTTTCCCTCGTCCCGTTCGGCTCAATGCCCGTGACCCGATCCGGCGATCGGCGTTGAACGGAAGTGACGGCCGTGATTCCTGCGGTCGCTTTCATACGTCCAAGGAGTTCTTGATGTCTCGCATCGCGAAGGCTGCCGCTGTTCTCGCAGGCACGGGTGCCGTTGCCCTCAGCGGAGCCGGCCTGGCCGTCGCCGACTCGGGCGCCGAGGCCGTCGCCGCCCACTCGCCCGGTGTCGCCTCCGGCAACGTCGTCCAGGTTCCGGTCCACGTCCCGGTCAACCTCTGCGGCAACACCGTCAACGTCATCGGTCTGCTGAACCCGGCGTTCGGCAACACCTGCATCAACGCCGACGGTGGCCACGGGCACGGCGACGGCGGCTACGGCGGCTGATCCCCCCGCTTCACATGAATGTCCCCCCGGCCGTCGGCCGGGGGGACATTCATGTGTGGGGCTCAGGCGTACCGGTAGATCCGGCTGTGGTCGAACATCGACGCCGGGGTCACGCCCCAGGGAGCCATCGGCTCGTGCCGGGCGGCGACCTTGCGGTACTGCGCGTCCCCCAGGGGCGGCGGCTCGGCCGGCAGGTAGGCGGCCCCGGGGTTCCGCTGCTGCCAGCGCGACCAGAGCAGGTCGACGAAGGAGTGGTGCAGCCAGAAGACCGGGTCGTTCACGGAGCCGCCGCCGAGCATCAGGCCGCCGACCCA
The DNA window shown above is from Streptomyces vietnamensis and carries:
- a CDS encoding chaplin, producing the protein MSRIAKAVVLTVGAAAAVAGAAGAASADAGAEAAAVKSPGVISGNVVQVPIHIPVNLCGNTVSVIGALNPAFGNTCVNA
- a CDS encoding chaplin translates to MSRIAKAAAVLAGTGAVALSGAGLAVADSGAEAVAAHSPGVASGNVVQVPVHVPVNLCGNTVNVIGLLNPAFGNTCINADGGHGHGDGGYGG